From the Oryzihumus leptocrescens genome, one window contains:
- a CDS encoding DUF1801 domain-containing protein, with amino-acid sequence MVAGEYVRDDRVDAYIAGLPPWQQEVCAELRDIVHAADPEVEETIKRTVQPYFVLEGNVCALLAARDHVNLFLYDGAIVPDPDGIITSGHGNATARCIAFREGEQVRRGPLTTMLRQIIANNRAGGWRAVKKRAEAGGA; translated from the coding sequence ATGGTGGCCGGGGAGTACGTGCGGGACGACCGCGTCGACGCCTACATCGCGGGCCTCCCGCCGTGGCAGCAGGAGGTGTGCGCGGAGCTGCGCGACATCGTCCACGCCGCCGACCCGGAGGTCGAGGAGACGATCAAGCGCACCGTGCAGCCGTACTTCGTGCTGGAGGGCAACGTGTGTGCGCTGCTCGCCGCCAGGGACCACGTCAACCTGTTCCTCTACGACGGCGCGATCGTGCCTGACCCGGACGGCATCATCACCAGCGGGCACGGCAACGCCACCGCGCGGTGCATCGCGTTCCGGGAGGGCGAGCAGGTCCGGCGCGGGCCGTTGACCACGATGCTGCGGCAGATCATCGCCAACAACCGCGCCGGCGGGTGGCGGGCCGTCAAGAAGCGGGCCGAGGCGGGCGGGGCCTGA
- a CDS encoding alpha/beta fold hydrolase: MTTHETAEPRAGYADVNGLHLYYELHGEGSPLVLLHGGMLTIDLNFAGLIPTLAQRHRVIGVELQGHGRTADIDREITPAALAEDVVALLDHLGIDRAHVLGHSLGGAVTLELAVSHPDRVRSVVPVSASVRPDGMHEDLSDPAKQATSTRMPTQQDFIEFRDAYLRLSPHPEHFDDFLALLSRSAADLRGWSDEQLAGITAPTLIVQGDHDFVTIEHAALMQHLIPGAHLAVLPATTHMTVTRRADLLLPMLAAFLD; encoded by the coding sequence ATGACCACACACGAGACCGCGGAGCCTCGCGCCGGCTACGCCGACGTCAACGGCCTGCACCTGTACTACGAGCTGCACGGCGAGGGCAGCCCGCTGGTCCTGCTGCACGGCGGGATGCTGACGATCGACCTCAACTTCGCCGGGCTCATCCCCACGCTGGCGCAGCGGCACCGGGTCATCGGGGTGGAGCTGCAGGGCCACGGCCGCACCGCCGACATCGACCGCGAGATCACCCCGGCCGCCCTGGCCGAGGACGTCGTCGCCCTGCTGGACCACCTCGGCATCGACCGCGCCCACGTCCTCGGGCACAGCCTGGGCGGCGCGGTCACGCTGGAGCTCGCGGTCAGCCACCCCGACCGGGTGCGTTCGGTCGTGCCGGTCTCGGCGAGCGTGCGACCCGACGGCATGCACGAGGACCTCAGCGACCCGGCGAAGCAGGCCACGTCGACCCGGATGCCGACCCAGCAGGACTTCATCGAGTTCCGCGACGCCTACCTGCGGCTGTCCCCGCACCCGGAGCACTTCGACGACTTCCTCGCGTTGCTGTCCCGGTCGGCGGCGGACCTGCGGGGCTGGTCGGACGAGCAGCTCGCCGGCATCACCGCGCCGACGCTGATCGTGCAGGGCGACCACGACTTCGTCACCATCGAGCACGCCGCGCTGATGCAGCACCTCATCCCGGGCGCGCACCTGGCAGTCCTGCCCGCCACCACCCACATGACGGTGACGCGCCGGGCCGACCTGCTGCTGCCGATGCTGGCGGCGTTCCTCGACTGA
- a CDS encoding carbon-nitrogen hydrolase family protein gives MRVACFQSGVRGIDPGEAWRRVLQWCGDRGVDLLVTPEFGVGGLPHTQAAAEQQAVDDPDSLLPWADDAVPGMTVLLGFTERTAVGLHSSAAVVRDGRVLSVVRKQHPREPGLVPGGDSSVVDVAGTGVGVLVCADATHQGPARRLAADGAGLLACLLNNDMSEANAARWQRPTHEALAGRARENRCWVVSADVAGTSAGRRALAATRIVRPDGVLLATVPPQPGRLLVRDLV, from the coding sequence ATGCGGGTGGCGTGCTTCCAGAGCGGGGTCCGGGGGATCGACCCCGGCGAGGCCTGGCGGCGCGTGCTGCAGTGGTGTGGGGACAGGGGCGTCGACCTGCTGGTGACACCGGAGTTCGGGGTCGGCGGGCTGCCGCACACGCAGGCCGCAGCCGAGCAGCAGGCCGTGGACGACCCGGACTCGCTGCTGCCGTGGGCGGACGATGCCGTGCCCGGGATGACGGTGCTGCTCGGGTTCACCGAACGGACCGCTGTGGGGCTGCACAGCTCTGCCGCGGTGGTCCGCGACGGCAGGGTGCTGAGCGTCGTCCGCAAGCAGCATCCCCGGGAGCCCGGGCTGGTGCCCGGCGGGGACTCGTCGGTCGTCGACGTGGCCGGCACGGGCGTGGGGGTGCTGGTCTGTGCCGACGCCACCCATCAGGGGCCGGCCAGGCGCCTTGCCGCCGACGGTGCCGGGCTGCTGGCGTGCCTGCTCAACAACGACATGAGCGAGGCGAACGCGGCCCGGTGGCAGCGCCCCACCCATGAGGCGCTGGCCGGCCGGGCCCGGGAGAACCGCTGCTGGGTGGTGTCCGCCGACGTGGCCGGGACCTCCGCGGGGCGGCGTGCCTTGGCGGCCACCCGCATCGTCCGGCCCGACGGCGTGCTGCTCGCCACCGTCCCACCGCAGCCCGGCCGGCTCCTGGTCCGCGACCTGGTGTGA
- a CDS encoding GNAT family N-acetyltransferase: MTTDMPSMPPRPASSPVELVPATRSDRAVLENLGQLFRHDLSESYGLLPNADGTFNNRPLDQFRTGADPEHRAWLITAAGRLGGYVMTRPLEPGVMMIDGFFVVRALRRTGVGREAARQVVAMFPGRWAIGFQAYNPGAQRFWSLVATDAVGTTWSTHDDPPVEGRPPDSWITFTT, encoded by the coding sequence ATGACGACCGACATGCCCTCGATGCCTCCGCGCCCAGCGTCGAGCCCGGTCGAGCTCGTGCCGGCCACCCGCTCCGACCGGGCGGTGCTGGAGAACCTCGGCCAGCTGTTCCGCCACGACCTGTCGGAGTCCTACGGCCTGCTGCCGAACGCCGACGGCACGTTCAACAACCGGCCGCTCGACCAGTTCCGCACGGGCGCCGACCCGGAGCACCGCGCCTGGCTGATCACCGCGGCCGGGCGGCTCGGCGGCTACGTGATGACCCGGCCCCTCGAGCCCGGCGTCATGATGATCGACGGCTTCTTCGTGGTGCGCGCCCTGCGCCGGACCGGCGTGGGCCGGGAGGCCGCGCGGCAGGTGGTCGCGATGTTCCCCGGCCGCTGGGCCATCGGCTTCCAGGCCTACAACCCCGGCGCCCAGCGGTTCTGGTCCCTGGTGGCCACCGATGCGGTCGGCACGACGTGGTCCACCCACGACGACCCGCCGGTCGAGGGACGCCCACCGGACAGCTGGATCACGTTCACCACCTGA